Below is a window of Paramagnetospirillum magneticum AMB-1 DNA.
CTCCCAATCACGCAAGGGCGGCCCGAACACCGGGTGGTAGAACAGCCAGGCATGAAAGCGGTCGGAAGACTTGGCGAAGCACCACAGCGCCACCAGCATGAACGGCGTGGTCGGCATCACCGGCAGGACGGCCCCCACCACGCCCAGGCCCACGAAGACCCAGCCGATGATCATCAGGGCGATCTTGCGGCCTCGGCCCAAGGCCTATTCCCCGATGCCCAGCAAGGTCTCGTCGTCCAGCAGGTCCAATTGGGGTTCGTCCTCTTCGGCCATGTCCACCAGCCGCGTATCCTCGACGGCACGATTGCCGTAGGCGCCGGCGGCGGCCCGGGAATCCAACAGGCCGGCGGCCTCCAATTCCTTGACTCCGGGCAAGTCAGCAAGCGATTCCAGGCCGAAATGGTCGAGAAAGCCGTCGGTGGTCGCCCAGGTCAGCGGACGGCCCGGGGTGCGCCGGCGGCCCTTGGGCCGGATCCAGCCGGCGGAGAAAAGAATGTCCATGGTGCCCTTGGACAGCGCCACGCCGCGTATCTCCTCGATCTCGGCGCGGGTCACCGGCTGGTGGTAGGCGATGATCGCCAGGGTCTCGACGGCGGCGCGCGACAGCTTGCGCTCCTGGGACCGCTCCACCTTGAGGGCTTCG
It encodes the following:
- a CDS encoding YbaN family protein, with amino-acid sequence MGRGRKIALMIIGWVFVGLGVVGAVLPVMPTTPFMLVALWCFAKSSDRFHAWLFYHPVFGPPLRDWEINRVIPLYAKVFALGSMAISIVYVVGFSQAPWWAMAAMGGTCTAGAVFILSKPSRKPVQ
- the scpB gene encoding SMC-Scp complex subunit ScpB, with protein sequence MTIDPQYLRIIEALIFASAEPVPERAMAERLPEGVDVPQLLAELEAHYAARGFNLVRRGDGWAFRTAVDLAEALKVERSQERKLSRAAVETLAIIAYHQPVTRAEIEEIRGVALSKGTMDILFSAGWIRPKGRRRTPGRPLTWATTDGFLDHFGLESLADLPGVKELEAAGLLDSRAAAGAYGNRAVEDTRLVDMAEEDEPQLDLLDDETLLGIGE